The genomic stretch GAATGCACTTCCTTGCATTTGCAGGCCTGAGATCCCTGCTTCTTTGCTGACTGGCTGTCAAAGATAGTTCTTTGCTCCTAGAAGCTGGGCCACATATCCTCTGATGCCTTCCACATCACCATTGCAGCAATGGCAAATTGAGAGCATATCACACTTCAAATCTCTCTTCTGCTGCATCTTTCTAACTCCAGTTGGAGAAAAATCTCTGCTTGTAAGGACTTATGATTGGGCATATACTTCTTAAGGTCCCTACCTCAATTACATCTGTGAAGGCTTTTTTGCAATATAACATAACATATTGAAAATTTCAAGgacaaaaaaacatatatatgataCATAGATAAAGCTAGTTTTTAATCAAGGAAATTATAAACAAAGACCATGAGACAGAAGTTACCCTTGGAAGGTGGTGTGATGAGTACATTCAGAGGACATGCAGAGGAATGTAGAAGTATTAGTGATATTCCATTTCTTAAACTGTGTAAGGTtactgtgttaatcagcttttcatcactgtgactaaaatacctgacagagAAGTTaaagttttcctttcctttcagagACACGagataaaactttttttcccccagaaattgGAGTTCAAAGGGGAAAGAAATCCCAATAGCCTACATCTGCTTCATTTCCTGAAtggaaatgattatttttctaagtGTTTAGAATCAATATAAGTGGTGTCCTGAATAAAgctagagaaacaaaaagaaaaagagaaaaggaaagtgaTACTGAAAGTTCACTTACTTTTTTGCCACCTGCCTACAATTCCTACAATCAAAGCAAGTGCTTTGGATGCTTTGACAGTTATTTCAGTCATACCTTTGGAAAGTGGCCATGAGTCACCCTGGTCTACCCCACCACCCACATAACAACCAGGCTGGTATAGAAAGAATAACACAGCCCACACTCTAGACTGCATCTAGAGTGAATGATGGTAACCCAGGCTTTCCCCAAAGTAGGTATATCCACGTTAACTGTTAAACATTCCCATCCTCTTTAAGTTAATATGGGAACTTTTTTCCCATAAAGGCTTAAATGAGTAGATTGAAAAGAACCCTATGTTAACCTGTGCTTTCCTCAAAAGAATAATTATAGGCCACTTCAATGATAACTAATAATTCTACTGATAACATAAGAGAGATCTTTTCCCATTTAGTTAGTGACAGAAATGGGGCCAAAGCAGACTTTCTTTCATCTGTGCTCAAGAATAGCCTCAGTGAGTTTGGAAAACCTCAGCTATTTCCAAAGAAAACTTACTTGGATTCaattttctgcttaattttctTTGCAACATGTGTAAAAGAAAGAGGAACTCTACTTTAAGTTCATTGTTGAGAATGTTGGGATTGCTTTTTAATTCTGATAACCTAATGTTATCCTTAATAGACCTTGAAGCCGTAGTCCTGGGAACCAGGGGTAAATTCATTTGGTAACTATAGTCTGTGAAATTCACGAAGTCCTCCTGGATACTTTTAattctgaaataagaaaatattattaacaagTCACATGTTAGTAATGAGATTTATATCACAAAAAAATTCACATTGATTATACTactagaaaatttcaaataacttACTCTCGATGTGTTAATAAAGTATAAACCTCTTGTATCAATATTTCGGGTACTCCAGATTTACAATGGATTGTTCCATGGATTAGTTCTTTGggtaacttaaaattttttttggccaGAAACtttaataatagaaagaaaatattttagtcataaaaattttacaaaaatcctCAACTATtatgaattcattttaatttcttttgtctaactTTCTGATGTATAGCATTTTAATTATCAAAAGATAACATTATTATTCAAGcaagaaaaacatccaatatATCCCCACTCAGTGAAGTTGAGCATGCTCAATTTCACAGGTGACTCATGACATAAATGACTAAAGTTTAATCAAGTTTTTGATATATGAAATAGGTAGTCAACTCAGCAACATTGGATCATAGCACAGtctctgtctctcacacacacacagatatctATGACATTGGAAGTGcacctttaaaaacaaactaCTTAACTATAAAAATTGCTAAATTACCTTTTCTATTTGTGCCCAGTTATCCAACTTGACTTTTAAAGAGGTTCCATTTTCAAAGGATGACAATTTAAGGTCCCAGGGGtaatatatacttaatatttCTGCAATCAGGAAGCCATTTGAAAAATCTCTAATCCATAGCAATAAGGAAATGAAATATAGTTaagtttgtattattttataattaatactaATCTAATATTACAGATAGAAAATATGTTGTAAAATCTGTCTTGTTCCATTAGTGCTCTGAGGAGACCTACTACGTAATAGCATTTTTCTAAGATTATGTACAAATCAAAGAGTTTGATGTTCTTTTAATGAACCCAAATTATAAATTTGTATTGCATCTTCATTTCAACAAGATCCCCAGTTGATTCATATGCACATTCAAAGTTTCAGATGCATCTtgtaaaaaaataccaaataagtAAACCAGAGACCTTCCTGCAAAAGATTCAGGGTCTTAATTTTTatggaatttaatttgcattACCAAAGCAAATATTAACTGCCAGTTATATTCAGGATAATGACAGTTAAGCAGCAACATTTTAAAATCCCTGACCACACTAAAAGCCATCTCTAAAGGAAGGAAAACTTAACCTCACTAGTATAACGCTTATTGTCCTTGAAAATTGAGTCTTGACTATTTTAGTATTTTCATAGTACCAATGTTAATTCCACGTTAGCTTAAACCTACAATCAATTGGTTGTATAAGCAAACCAAGGAAATGCTTCATCATGTTTTCCTTAAACCTAGCTCCTAAATGTTTTCCTGTGTGTGCGAGGGTGCTGAGTGGGGATGGTAGGAGAGGAGGGTCTTGAATTGAACATAAATCAGGCCAGGGTGCCCTGTGCTGAGACCCAAGAGGTCAAAAAAGAGGGGGTGCAGATCCTGGGCCCTTCAGGCAGAATGTGCCCTCTTAGCGGGCTTGATGGTAGGAGAGGAGGGTCTTGAATTGAACATAAATCAGGCCAGGGTGCCCTGTGCTGAGACCCAAGAGGTCAAAAAAGAGGGGGTGCAGATCCTGGGCCCTCCAGGCAGAATGTGCCCTCTTCGGGGGCCTGGGCCTGGCTTGCTCCAGCACCTGTGGACGTTCCTGGGGAAGAAGCTGAGATTCAGGCCCTGGAGCCAACGCAGAACCGAACGAGACAGGTGGGAGCTCCTCGGGGGATGCGGATAGACTAAACACTTCTTGGGGTTCCCTCGCTTGGGAGCTGCTTGCCGTGGCGAAAGTGACAGGGATTTGGCTGAGGCTGCCGCCGGCAGATACTTTTCTTCCAGGCCGGCGGCAGCCATGATGCTTTCTGGGTTTCCATGGCAACCACGGCGGCGGGGTGGGTCTTAGGTCGGAAGGGGCGGGGCCTCGGTGTCCAAGCTGGAACAGCCCAGGTCCCTGCCCTGAGCCTACTGTTT from Ictidomys tridecemlineatus isolate mIctTri1 chromosome 14, mIctTri1.hap1, whole genome shotgun sequence encodes the following:
- the Spata4 gene encoding spermatogenesis-associated protein 4, translated to MAAAGLEEKYLPAAASAKSLSLSPRQAAPKRGNPKKCLVYPHPPRSSHLSRSVLRWLQGLNLSFFPRNVHRDFSNGFLIAEILSIYYPWDLKLSSFENGTSLKVKLDNWAQIEKFLAKKNFKLPKELIHGTIHCKSGVPEILIQEVYTLLTHREIKSIQEDFVNFTDYSYQMNLPLVPRTTASRSIKDNIRLSELKSNPNILNNELKVEFLFLLHMLQRKLSRKLNPTWFDVKPTVGEITLGHLPSRGSGHRYNSKVSRQRFHNKVALVSSKTDNDGNPHKDIHVKQAEKDYYSVMKPIKNTEKKP